From a single Cyclobacterium marinum DSM 745 genomic region:
- a CDS encoding SusD/RagB family nutrient-binding outer membrane lipoprotein, with translation MKAIYTIFGLMLFLALSSCENFLDVNDNPNNPQDAPISGLMTNATYETSLNVYAIGSITSNYVQYLASPNPAGASDVMEASNYSGLWFDLYNVMTDLTDLMQKAEEEDAGHYLGAGQILMALNLGMTVDVFGDVPYSEGFDFSSVTPTYDDDEALYSEVFSLLDQGIQNLSGTTSISLGDDDFIFNGEVSSWLKLGNMLKARFMLHTKGTTSYDAQAVLTALASGMTSNDDDATVIFFEQRFNPWAQVAINNESLLLGGWISTQFIEAMDGTSYATTDPRMPLMIGATDDGDYIGVINGAGRGNAPEQGARSTLIPGQFYTSEQSPLLIATYAEQKFIEAEVALESDPEAAYSAYLEGIEAHMDMLDVNDEDKMAYLNSPEVSMGSSALSLADIMKEKWVALFLHPETWNDARRFDYGYKDMTLPENLNGNLNGQFIRRLAYPDNEVSRNGNNVPDVTLLDRIWWDE, from the coding sequence ATGAAAGCGATATATACTATATTCGGCCTGATGCTTTTTTTAGCGTTAAGCTCATGCGAGAACTTTCTCGATGTCAATGATAATCCTAACAATCCACAAGATGCACCTATATCAGGGCTTATGACCAATGCCACCTATGAGACTTCTCTCAATGTATATGCCATTGGCAGCATTACTTCCAATTATGTGCAATACCTTGCCTCACCTAATCCGGCAGGCGCTTCAGATGTAATGGAAGCAAGTAACTATAGTGGTCTTTGGTTTGATTTATATAATGTGATGACTGATTTGACCGACTTGATGCAAAAGGCCGAAGAAGAAGATGCAGGACACTATCTTGGAGCTGGACAAATTCTGATGGCTTTAAACCTTGGGATGACTGTTGATGTATTTGGAGATGTTCCTTATTCTGAAGGTTTTGATTTTAGTTCTGTTACACCTACTTATGATGACGATGAAGCTTTGTATTCTGAAGTATTCAGCTTACTCGATCAAGGGATCCAAAATCTTTCTGGTACTACCTCTATTTCATTGGGAGATGATGACTTTATCTTTAATGGAGAGGTTTCTTCTTGGTTAAAATTAGGCAATATGCTAAAAGCCAGGTTTATGTTGCATACTAAAGGGACAACTTCCTATGATGCCCAAGCTGTTTTGACCGCCTTAGCAAGTGGCATGACAAGTAACGACGATGATGCCACTGTGATCTTCTTTGAACAGCGATTCAATCCTTGGGCACAAGTAGCCATAAACAATGAAAGTTTACTTTTAGGAGGATGGATATCTACTCAATTTATTGAAGCCATGGATGGCACTTCCTATGCCACCACCGATCCAAGAATGCCTTTGATGATTGGGGCCACCGATGATGGAGATTACATAGGGGTAATCAATGGTGCAGGTAGAGGAAATGCACCGGAACAAGGTGCCAGGTCAACCTTGATCCCTGGGCAGTTTTATACCTCCGAACAGTCTCCGCTTCTGATTGCTACTTATGCCGAACAAAAATTTATTGAGGCTGAAGTAGCTTTGGAATCAGATCCTGAAGCTGCCTACAGCGCATACCTTGAAGGAATAGAAGCCCATATGGACATGCTGGACGTAAATGATGAGGATAAAATGGCTTATCTCAATAGCCCGGAAGTAAGCATGGGATCATCAGCTCTTAGCCTAGCAGATATCATGAAGGAAAAATGGGTGGCCCTTTTCCTCCACCCAGAAACTTGGAATGATGCCAGAAGGTTTGACTATGGATACAAGGACATGACCTTGCCCGAAAACCTCAACGGCAATCTAAATGGACAGTTCATCAGAAGACTGGCTTATCCGGACAATGAAGTAAGCAGGAATGGAAACAATGTGCCTGATGTGACTTTGCTGGACAGAATTTGGTGGGACGAGTAA
- a CDS encoding SusC/RagA family TonB-linked outer membrane protein: MKKNSTYYLFMVLFLMLNGTIMAQQINVQGKVTAAEDPEGLPGVSIVAEGTGTGTVSDINGNFSINVPNENTVLVFSYIGYASQSITIGNQQTLNVVMQPEAKGLDEFIVTAFGISQEKKSLGYSAQNIDAEAITKVKQPNLVNSLQGQAAGVQITNSGGAPGQSARIIIRGINSLDPGANNQPLFVVDGVPVDNSTIESTGTPRGLSNRMADLNPNDVASISVLKGAAATALYGVRAANGAVIVTTKKGKEGEVRVNYNGSVGFETLNQLPKLQDEYGQGFSGEYQPSSFWPAWGAPIAEVQQTVADHKYQDNWRRAFNTGVQIDNNISISGGNEKATFYGSFGNLKQDGIIPFSTWERTTAKLSGSVKVSEKFNFSGSVNYSNSGGNRVPHDRFMERMMYWSETTDVRDYINEDGTMRTYSNTNPIYDARFATYEDDVNRVIGNINLNYMPTDWLSFSYRLGNDFYSDQRTEITPGPKGIDGEVPLSSTGYLEETRINSRDLTSNFYITLKKQFSTDLNTSLRLGNDIFERKYDRVTARGENFVIPEFYNLSVASQIFTSQGKSIRRLVGFYGDLMVDYKNYLFLNITGRNDISSTLPKDNNSFFYSSFNLGYVFSEHMDVPSWLTFGKLRASWAQVGKDTDPHILGSTYVSPSIFPLNGQVGFTRNSVYGDLALKPEQTTSIEFGLQTAFLNNRANFDVTYYKSNAKDQIIPVPVSDATGFSSYITNAGEIQNSGFEFILGGSPITTNDFTWNISANLSINNNEIKSIREGIDEIVVGSQFGYSGSTVTMKLLEGEAYGNIFGSSYERLGADPDNIFLDRSLPIIIGTNGFPVRTGTQLVLGNAVPKWIGGIRNDFTYRDFEFSFLIDFRTGLEQYNQYANFLSAFGKNEFTEAREDFRVFEGVLADGSTNTKEVWLGQGEGPDGVDYGAGYWRNYYRTTSENFVNDASYIKLRNITLGYNLNPDLLEQTPFRTARVSIAANNIILYTPWDGFDPESFSAGAGGNAVGFTGLGYPGVQSFFFNLNLGL, encoded by the coding sequence ATGAAGAAAAATTCTACCTACTATCTATTTATGGTGCTTTTTCTGATGTTAAATGGGACAATAATGGCCCAACAAATTAACGTTCAAGGAAAGGTAACTGCGGCGGAAGATCCGGAAGGGCTTCCCGGTGTCAGCATAGTTGCTGAGGGAACAGGAACAGGTACAGTTTCTGATATTAATGGAAACTTTAGCATAAATGTGCCAAATGAAAATACTGTTTTGGTGTTTTCTTATATAGGTTATGCCTCTCAGTCTATTACAATAGGAAATCAACAGACCTTAAATGTGGTCATGCAACCAGAAGCAAAAGGTTTAGATGAATTTATTGTAACGGCCTTCGGTATTTCTCAGGAGAAAAAATCCCTAGGATATTCTGCTCAAAACATTGATGCGGAAGCCATTACCAAGGTAAAACAGCCCAATCTGGTAAATTCGCTTCAAGGGCAGGCTGCAGGTGTACAAATTACCAATTCAGGTGGTGCTCCCGGACAGTCCGCCCGAATCATCATCAGAGGAATCAATTCATTGGATCCCGGCGCCAATAACCAACCGCTTTTTGTAGTGGATGGAGTTCCGGTGGATAACTCTACTATAGAATCGACAGGTACGCCAAGAGGGTTGTCCAACAGAATGGCCGACCTCAATCCCAATGATGTGGCTTCAATTTCTGTATTGAAAGGTGCAGCGGCCACTGCCTTGTATGGGGTGAGAGCAGCCAATGGCGCTGTAATTGTCACCACAAAGAAAGGCAAAGAAGGTGAAGTAAGGGTCAATTACAACGGTTCTGTTGGTTTTGAAACCTTAAATCAGCTACCAAAATTACAGGATGAATATGGGCAAGGATTTAGCGGAGAATACCAACCCAGTAGTTTTTGGCCTGCTTGGGGTGCACCGATTGCAGAGGTGCAGCAAACGGTTGCTGACCACAAATACCAAGACAATTGGCGCAGGGCTTTTAATACAGGAGTACAGATAGATAATAATATTAGTATCTCTGGTGGCAATGAAAAGGCAACTTTCTATGGCTCTTTTGGGAATTTAAAGCAAGATGGAATCATTCCATTTTCCACTTGGGAGAGAACCACAGCCAAATTATCGGGAAGTGTAAAGGTTTCGGAAAAGTTTAACTTTTCAGGGTCTGTTAATTATAGCAACTCCGGTGGTAACAGGGTTCCTCATGATCGCTTTATGGAACGGATGATGTATTGGTCAGAAACTACGGATGTTCGAGACTATATCAATGAAGATGGAACCATGAGAACCTATTCCAATACCAACCCAATCTATGATGCCAGATTTGCAACTTATGAAGATGATGTCAACCGTGTGATTGGAAATATCAATTTAAACTATATGCCTACAGACTGGCTCTCTTTTTCTTACCGCTTAGGAAATGATTTCTATAGTGACCAGAGAACAGAGATTACTCCCGGTCCAAAAGGTATAGATGGCGAAGTTCCTCTTAGTTCCACAGGCTATCTTGAAGAAACAAGAATCAATAGCCGAGACTTAACCTCAAACTTCTACATAACTCTCAAAAAGCAATTTAGCACAGACTTAAATACCAGCCTGAGGTTAGGAAATGACATTTTTGAGCGAAAATATGATCGGGTAACCGCTAGGGGAGAAAACTTTGTGATTCCAGAATTTTACAATTTAAGCGTCGCTTCTCAAATATTCACAAGTCAGGGAAAAAGTATTCGAAGATTGGTAGGTTTTTATGGAGACCTGATGGTAGATTATAAGAACTATCTGTTTCTTAACATTACCGGAAGAAACGATATTTCCTCTACCTTACCTAAGGACAATAATTCTTTTTTCTATTCTTCTTTTAACCTAGGGTATGTTTTTAGCGAACATATGGATGTTCCATCTTGGCTGACTTTTGGAAAACTTAGGGCTTCTTGGGCTCAAGTGGGTAAAGATACAGATCCTCATATTCTTGGATCAACCTATGTATCCCCTTCAATTTTCCCTTTGAATGGACAGGTAGGCTTTACAAGAAATTCTGTATATGGAGATTTGGCATTAAAACCTGAACAGACCACTTCAATCGAATTTGGGTTACAAACCGCATTTTTGAACAATCGTGCAAACTTTGATGTGACCTATTATAAATCGAACGCTAAGGATCAAATTATCCCTGTACCGGTATCAGATGCCACAGGCTTTTCATCGTATATCACCAATGCAGGAGAAATTCAAAACAGTGGGTTTGAGTTTATTTTAGGGGGAAGTCCCATAACAACCAATGACTTTACCTGGAACATCAGCGCGAATTTGTCCATCAATAATAATGAAATAAAGAGCATCCGAGAAGGTATTGATGAGATTGTTGTGGGAAGTCAATTTGGTTATTCAGGATCAACAGTTACGATGAAATTGCTTGAAGGAGAGGCCTATGGAAATATCTTTGGAAGCTCTTACGAAAGATTAGGGGCTGACCCTGACAATATATTCCTAGACCGCAGTCTACCGATAATAATTGGTACAAACGGCTTTCCGGTTAGAACAGGAACGCAGTTGGTTTTAGGTAACGCCGTACCTAAATGGATAGGAGGCATTAGAAATGATTTCACCTATAGAGATTTTGAATTTTCCTTCCTTATCGATTTCAGGACTGGACTGGAACAGTACAACCAATATGCAAACTTCCTTTCTGCTTTTGGAAAGAATGAATTTACAGAAGCGCGAGAAGATTTTAGGGTTTTTGAAGGAGTATTGGCTGATGGATCTACCAATACCAAAGAAGTTTGGCTAGGTCAGGGAGAAGGTCCTGACGGAGTCGATTATGGAGCCGGCTATTGGAGAAACTATTACAGAACTACAAGTGAAAACTTTGTAAATGATGCCAGTTATATCAAATTACGAAACATCACACTGGGATATAACTTAAACCCGGACTTACTGGAGCAAACTCCCTTTAGAACTGCACGGGTATCTATTGCCGCCAATAATATCATTCTTTACACCCCATGGGATGGGTTTGATCCGGAATCCTTTTCGGCGGGTGCCGGTGGCAATGCTGTTGGTTTCACGGGACTGGGTTATCCCGGTGTACAGAGCTTTTTCTTTAACCTGAACCTTGGACTATAA
- a CDS encoding cytidine deaminase: MKENKKVSHINTLELIIAENLDERQAKLIELALRATENAHAPYSNFRVGAAVILADGQTFWANNQENICYPAGICAERVLLTYTHANFPHQKPLVIAIAAKKADNTGLATVTPCGLCRQTISEYEMKFGSQIEVLMLRADGSVLKAQGIDQLLPNKLENLNG, translated from the coding sequence ATGAAGGAGAATAAAAAAGTCAGCCATATCAATACCCTGGAATTAATTATCGCTGAAAATTTGGACGAAAGGCAAGCAAAATTAATTGAACTGGCCCTTAGGGCTACAGAGAATGCGCATGCACCTTATTCTAATTTTCGGGTAGGTGCAGCTGTGATTTTAGCAGATGGGCAGACGTTTTGGGCAAATAATCAGGAAAATATATGCTACCCTGCAGGGATTTGTGCGGAAAGGGTTTTATTAACCTATACCCATGCCAACTTCCCTCACCAAAAACCGTTGGTAATAGCAATAGCAGCCAAAAAAGCCGACAATACAGGCTTGGCTACGGTTACCCCTTGTGGTTTATGCAGACAGACCATCAGTGAATATGAAATGAAGTTTGGTAGCCAAATCGAAGTATTGATGCTTCGGGCGGATGGGAGTGTATTGAAAGCACAGGGGATTGACCAATTGCTTCCCAACAAACTTGAAAATTTAAACGGATAA
- a CDS encoding alpha/beta hydrolase, whose translation MVQKELQFQAKHTFSVSQTPTGQENTIWIVFHGYGQLPKFFIRKFNLFFEESTLIVAPEGLNHFYLEGFSGRVGANWMTKHEREIDITNSNAYLNAMMEELLSNYVNTPQINVLGFSQGAATMSRWICQSSIQPSKVVFWAGAPAYDLDIAFMVEKFNSSQVILALGDNDPFLESKIYSQVENRLSDAGFASFKELRYSGGHEIDQGLLKEIFLM comes from the coding sequence ATGGTTCAAAAAGAGCTTCAATTTCAAGCCAAACATACTTTTTCGGTTAGCCAAACACCTACAGGGCAAGAAAACACTATTTGGATTGTTTTTCATGGATATGGGCAGTTGCCCAAATTTTTTATAAGGAAGTTTAACCTTTTTTTTGAGGAAAGCACTTTGATAGTCGCTCCTGAGGGACTCAACCATTTTTATCTTGAAGGCTTTTCCGGAAGGGTTGGGGCCAATTGGATGACCAAACATGAACGTGAAATTGACATTACCAATAGCAATGCTTACCTCAATGCAATGATGGAAGAATTGCTCAGCAATTATGTAAACACACCTCAAATAAATGTTTTGGGATTTTCTCAAGGTGCCGCCACCATGAGCCGATGGATCTGCCAATCAAGTATTCAACCCTCAAAAGTGGTTTTTTGGGCAGGCGCTCCGGCCTATGATTTGGACATTGCCTTTATGGTTGAGAAATTTAACAGTAGCCAGGTCATTTTAGCGTTGGGTGACAATGATCCTTTCTTGGAATCAAAAATTTACTCCCAAGTGGAAAATCGACTTTCTGATGCCGGGTTTGCCAGCTTTAAAGAACTTAGATATAGTGGAGGCCATGAAATAGATCAGGGATTGCTCAAAGAAATATTTTTGATGTAA
- a CDS encoding 3-deoxy-D-manno-octulosonic acid transferase, with protein sequence MRILYNLGMILLDRLMKIGSKRSAKLKLAINGRKNTFEAVKSFKKASPSPLVWFHVASLGEYLQAKPVIAAFKKEYPLWGVAVSFFSPSGYEQAIKKKQDWVDFMCYLPIDTPTNANRFVDLLSPDMVFFVKYDLWANTILAIKKRKIPLYLVAASFRKEQVYFSWYGKFFKDILLCFDHIFVQNQVSKKLLDELGVRKVSITGDPRFDNVYKTSLSPKLFPEIQQQLVQKVMVLGSVWQEDMNNLIPFINQSKDIQFIIAPHDIDNEIIENWQKAITLPSVKYSEFKNQEQPQAWKVLVIDNIGMLSSLYQFAHWAYIGGAIGKGLHNILEPLAFGIPVLYGPLKKVSKFPEAGISEEYGCGFPVKDESEIKSVIVKLSEEKDYEKACKAAKKLVGDNLGSADNTMAIIKKER encoded by the coding sequence ATGAGGATTTTGTACAACCTGGGAATGATTTTGCTCGATAGGCTGATGAAGATTGGCAGCAAACGATCAGCGAAGCTTAAACTAGCCATCAATGGTAGAAAAAACACCTTTGAAGCAGTAAAATCATTTAAGAAGGCAAGCCCAAGTCCATTGGTTTGGTTTCATGTTGCCTCTCTTGGAGAATACCTACAGGCAAAACCGGTAATCGCCGCATTTAAAAAAGAATATCCGCTTTGGGGCGTTGCAGTATCTTTTTTCAGCCCTTCGGGCTATGAGCAAGCCATTAAAAAGAAGCAAGATTGGGTTGATTTTATGTGCTACTTGCCCATAGATACTCCTACAAATGCCAACAGATTTGTAGACCTTCTTTCACCCGACATGGTGTTTTTTGTAAAATATGACTTGTGGGCCAATACTATTCTTGCGATAAAAAAAAGAAAAATACCTCTCTATTTGGTAGCAGCATCTTTTAGAAAGGAACAAGTATATTTTTCTTGGTATGGTAAGTTCTTTAAGGATATTTTACTCTGCTTTGATCATATATTTGTTCAAAATCAAGTTTCGAAAAAACTACTTGATGAACTGGGCGTAAGAAAAGTAAGCATCACGGGGGATCCTCGTTTCGACAATGTTTACAAGACCAGCCTATCACCTAAATTATTTCCGGAAATTCAGCAGCAGCTTGTTCAGAAGGTAATGGTCTTGGGCAGTGTATGGCAAGAAGACATGAATAATTTGATTCCTTTTATCAATCAATCCAAGGACATACAGTTTATAATCGCTCCTCATGATATAGATAACGAAATCATTGAAAATTGGCAAAAGGCCATTACCTTGCCTTCGGTAAAGTACTCTGAATTCAAAAATCAAGAGCAGCCTCAAGCTTGGAAGGTACTGGTAATTGACAATATTGGAATGTTATCATCTTTGTATCAATTTGCCCATTGGGCATATATAGGTGGAGCAATAGGAAAAGGGTTGCACAATATACTGGAACCTTTGGCCTTTGGAATTCCCGTATTGTATGGGCCTTTGAAAAAAGTATCTAAATTTCCCGAGGCAGGTATTAGCGAGGAATATGGTTGTGGCTTTCCTGTGAAAGATGAGTCAGAAATCAAATCCGTAATAGTTAAACTTAGTGAGGAGAAAGATTATGAAAAGGCGTGCAAGGCCGCCAAAAAACTGGTAGGCGATAATTTGGGAAGTGCTGATAATACAATGGCAATCATTAAGAAGGAAAGATGA
- the rsgA gene encoding ribosome small subunit-dependent GTPase A, with protein sequence MKGRVIKTTGSWYEVKVGEKLIKARLRGKFKQDNLKLTNPIAVGDYVMLANEKNQPTAVISEILPRDNYIIRKSTRKQHFSHILASNIDQAYLMVTVRSPRTSLGFIDRFLVSTESFRIPSTILINKVETLTKQKDLEFKEELHDIYAPLGYPVVELSALHDQDLLAKFKPGLAGKTTLLAGHSGVGKSTLLNRLIPNATQATQEVSKFSSKGVHTTTFAEMFPFGEDGYFIDTPGIKEFGILDIEDYELSHYFVELRKYLGQCKYNNCKHINEPGCKVLEVLEQGYIHPYRYENYLKILSEEDSHR encoded by the coding sequence ATGAAAGGAAGGGTGATCAAAACAACAGGGTCTTGGTATGAGGTTAAGGTGGGTGAAAAACTGATCAAAGCCCGGCTGAGGGGTAAATTCAAGCAGGACAACCTGAAATTGACCAACCCCATAGCGGTGGGGGATTATGTGATGTTGGCAAATGAGAAAAATCAGCCAACTGCGGTGATTTCAGAAATTCTTCCCAGAGACAATTACATCATTCGTAAATCTACGCGGAAGCAACATTTTTCTCATATTTTAGCGTCCAATATTGATCAGGCCTACCTAATGGTAACAGTAAGGTCGCCACGGACTTCACTAGGATTTATTGACCGATTTTTAGTCAGTACTGAAAGTTTTCGGATTCCAAGTACCATTCTTATCAATAAAGTAGAAACCTTGACTAAACAAAAAGACCTGGAATTTAAAGAAGAGTTGCACGATATTTATGCCCCATTAGGTTATCCTGTGGTGGAATTGTCTGCCTTACATGATCAGGATCTGTTGGCTAAATTTAAACCCGGGTTAGCGGGAAAAACTACTTTATTGGCGGGTCATTCCGGTGTTGGAAAGTCCACCTTGCTCAATAGGCTTATTCCCAATGCAACACAGGCCACTCAAGAGGTATCAAAGTTTTCTTCCAAGGGGGTACATACCACCACATTTGCAGAAATGTTTCCTTTTGGGGAAGATGGTTATTTTATTGATACCCCCGGGATCAAAGAATTTGGGATTTTGGACATTGAAGATTATGAGTTGTCCCATTACTTTGTGGAACTAAGAAAATATTTAGGACAATGTAAATACAACAATTGCAAACATATAAATGAACCGGGGTGTAAAGTACTTGAAGTTTTAGAGCAAGGTTATATTCACCCCTATCGATATGAGAATTATCTCAAAATATTGAGTGAAGAGGATAGCCATAGATAA
- a CDS encoding phosphoribosyltransferase family protein, whose product MTQKAKILVLNHHQIQQKITRIAFEIYERNAGEKQLTIAGLTGMGYVFAELMVAKLKEIAPFDLQLIKVELDKANPKTDEVILSAHGPIKGKSIILVDDVLNTGKTLAFAMIPFLEQEVKKMEVLVLVNRSHKLFPVAPDYTGYELATTLSEHITVNLDPEDSTVHLH is encoded by the coding sequence ATGACGCAAAAAGCTAAAATATTGGTGTTGAACCACCATCAAATCCAACAGAAGATCACACGTATAGCGTTTGAAATATATGAAAGGAATGCAGGTGAAAAGCAATTGACCATTGCAGGACTTACGGGGATGGGGTATGTTTTCGCAGAATTAATGGTGGCGAAACTTAAAGAAATTGCACCCTTTGATCTTCAGTTAATTAAAGTAGAGCTTGACAAGGCAAATCCTAAAACTGATGAGGTAATCCTTTCAGCGCATGGGCCAATAAAAGGGAAGTCTATTATCCTTGTAGACGATGTACTGAATACAGGTAAAACCCTAGCCTTTGCCATGATTCCTTTTCTTGAACAAGAAGTAAAAAAAATGGAAGTTTTGGTTTTAGTTAATAGAAGCCACAAGCTTTTTCCGGTTGCTCCGGATTATACGGGTTATGAATTGGCCACCACATTGAGTGAGCACATTACCGTCAACTTAGACCCAGAAGATTCCACCGTTCATTTACACTAA
- the panB gene encoding 3-methyl-2-oxobutanoate hydroxymethyltransferase produces the protein MSVHQSTHLKRITTHILQEMKKRKEKISMLTAYDFSMAGIVDAAGIDMILVGDSASNVMAGHETTLPITLDQMIYHATSVVRAVERALVVVDIPFGSYQGNSSEALRSAIRIMKESGAHAVKVEGGEEIKESVIRILSAGVPVMGHLGLTPQSIYKFGTYTVRAKAKDEAKKLLADAKVLEECGCFALVLEKIPASLAKEVASAVSIPVIGIGAGPDVDGQVLVLHDMLGITQEFQPRFLRQYADIRNTMLKAVGDYIKDVKSEDFPNQEESY, from the coding sequence ATGTCAGTACATCAATCAACTCATTTAAAACGAATTACTACGCATATTCTTCAGGAAATGAAGAAGCGTAAAGAGAAAATTTCCATGCTTACTGCTTATGATTTTTCCATGGCAGGCATAGTGGATGCGGCGGGGATTGACATGATTTTAGTGGGGGATTCTGCTTCCAATGTAATGGCAGGACATGAAACCACCCTGCCTATCACGCTAGACCAGATGATCTATCATGCCACCTCTGTGGTAAGGGCTGTAGAACGAGCATTGGTGGTTGTAGATATTCCTTTTGGCTCTTATCAGGGCAATAGTTCAGAGGCACTAAGGTCAGCCATTCGAATCATGAAGGAATCGGGAGCGCATGCCGTCAAAGTTGAGGGTGGAGAAGAAATCAAGGAGTCTGTAATCCGTATTTTGAGTGCCGGTGTTCCTGTGATGGGGCATTTAGGCTTAACACCTCAATCCATTTACAAGTTTGGAACCTACACCGTCAGGGCCAAAGCAAAAGATGAAGCCAAAAAACTCTTAGCCGATGCGAAGGTTTTGGAAGAATGTGGCTGTTTCGCCCTTGTATTGGAGAAGATACCGGCTTCCTTGGCCAAAGAAGTGGCTTCAGCGGTAAGTATTCCTGTAATCGGCATTGGTGCAGGGCCGGATGTAGATGGGCAAGTGCTTGTGCTTCACGATATGTTGGGAATAACGCAGGAATTTCAGCCTAGATTTTTAAGGCAATATGCAGACATCAGAAATACCATGCTTAAGGCAGTGGGAGATTATATTAAGGACGTTAAATCAGAAGATTTTCCTAATCAAGAAGAAAGCTATTAA